Proteins from a genomic interval of Medicago truncatula cultivar Jemalong A17 chromosome 3, MtrunA17r5.0-ANR, whole genome shotgun sequence:
- the LOC11415357 gene encoding uncharacterized protein, which translates to MFFSKKQEGIKSHMTCALKVDTNTKKWSETTTKILEKIKGVNYNFDTNEGMIYISGKADPQKILKRIAKHQKKVELCWVRTGEQYSYGNNMSAYPTTYPSGYYPPPSGSYYQNFDPYQNYDPYFGPQTHGYPPYNNYYM; encoded by the exons ATGTTTTTCAGCAAGAAGCAGGAAGGAATCAAATCACACATG ACTTGTGCTTTGAAAGTCGACACCAATACTAAAAAATGGTCGGAAACTACTACCAAAATATTGGAGAAAATCAAAG GTGTAAACTACAATTTTGATACAAATGAAGGGATGATATACATCTCAGGAAAAGCAGATCcacaaaaaatattgaagaggattgcaaaacatcaaaagaaagtAGAACTTTGTTGGGTTCGGACTGGAGAACAATATTCCTATGGGAACAATATGTCTGCTTACCCTACAACATATCCCAGTGGATACTATCCCCCTCCATCAGGGTCCTACTATCAGAATTTTGATCCCTATCAAAATTATGATCCTTATTTTGGTCCTCAGACTCATGGTTATCCTCCATATAACAATTATTATATGTAA
- the LOC11411514 gene encoding alcohol dehydrogenase 1, with the protein MSNTTTGQVIKCTAAVAWEAGKPLVMEEVEVAPPQAGEVRLKILFTSLCHTDVYFWEAKGQTPLFPRIFGHEAGGIVESVGEGVTHLTPGDHALLVFTGECGDCPHCMSEESNMCDLLRINTDRGVMINDNQSRFSIKGQPIHHFVGTSTFSEYTVVHAGCVAKINPDAPLDKVCILSCGICTGLGATINVAKPKPGSSVAIFGLGAVGLAAAEGARISGASRIIGVDLVSSRFELAKKFGVNEFVNPKDHNKPVQQVIAEMTNGGVDRAVECTGSIQAMISAFECVHDGWGVAVLVGVPNKDDAFKTHPMNLLNERTLKGTFYGNYKPRTDLPNVVEKYMKGELELEKFITHSIPFSEINKAFDYMLKGESIRCIIRMEE; encoded by the exons ATGTCGAACACTACTACTGGTCAGGTGATCAAGTGCACAG CTGCGGTTGCATGGGAGGCGGGGAAGCCACTGGTGATGGAAGAAGTAGAGGTGGCACCACCGCAGGCCGGTGAAGTCCGTCTCAAGATACTCTTCACCTCCCTTTGTCACACCGATGTTTACTTCTGGGAAGCTAAG GGTCAGACTCCATTGTTTCCTCGAATATTTGGTCATGAAGCTGGAGG GATCGTGGAGAGTGTAGGCGAGGGTGTGACACATCTAACACCAGGCGATCATGCCCTGCTTGTATTCACAGGGGAGTGTGGGGACTGTCCACATTGTATGTCGGAGGAAAGCAACATGTGTGATCTTCTTAGGATCAACACTGACAGGGGTGTTATGATCAATGACAACCAGTCAAGATTCTCTATTAAGGGACAGCCCATTCACCATTTCGTCGGTACATCTACATTCAGCGAGTACACTGTGGTTCATGCCGGATGTGTTGCAAAGATCAACCCTGATGCACCACTTGACAAAGTTTGTATTCTCAGCTGTGGAATATGCACAG GTCTTGGTGCTACTATCAATGTAGCTAAACCAAAACCCGGTTCATCTGTTGCTATCTTTGGCCTTGGAGCTGTTGGGCTTGCG GCTGCTGAAGGAGCCAGGATATCTGGTGCATCAAGAATCATTGGAGTTGATTTAGTTTCCAGCCGATTTGAATTAG CTAAGAAGTTTGGGGTAAATGAGTTTGTAAACCCGAAAGATCATAACAAACCTGTTCAACAA GTAATTGCTGAAATGACAAATGGAGGTGTGGATCGTGCTGTTGAATGTACCGGGAGCATCCAGGCCATGATCTCAGCTTTCGAATGTGTCCACGAT gGTTGGGGTGTTGCTGTACTTGTTGGAGTGCCAAACAAAGATGATGCATTTAAAACACATCCTATGAATTTGTTGAATGAAAGGACTCTTAAGGGTACCTTTTATGGTAACTACAAGCCTCGCACCGATCTTCCTAATGTTGTAGAGAAGTACATGAAAGGG GAGCTGGAACTTGAGAAATTCATCACTCACTCAATCCCATTTTCAGAGATTAACAAAGCTTTTGATTACATGCTGAAAGGAGAGTCCATCAGATGCATCATCCGAATGGAGGAGTAA
- the LOC25489766 gene encoding alcohol dehydrogenase 1: protein MSNTAGQIIKCRAAVAWEAGKPLVMEEVEVAPPQAGEVRLKILFTSLCHTDVYFWEAKGQTPLFPRIFGHEAGGIVESIGEGVTHLKPGDHALPVFTGECGDCPHCKSEESNMCDLLRINTDRGVMINDNQSRFSLKGQPIHHFVGTSTFSEYTVVHAGCVAKINPDAPLDKVCILSCGICTGLGATINVAKPKPGSSVAIFGLGAVGLAAAEGARISGASRIIGVDLVSSRFELAKKFGVNEFVNPKDHDKPVQQVIAEMTNGGVDRAVECTGSIQAMISAFECVHDGWGVAVLVGVPNKDDAFQTHPMNLLNERTLKGTFYGNYKPRTDLPNVVEKYMKGELELEKFITHTIPFSEINKAFDYMLKGESIRCIIRMGE, encoded by the exons ATGTCCAACACTGCTGGTCAGATCATCAAGTGTAGAG CTGCGGTTGCATGGGAAGCGGGGAAGCCGCTGGTGATGGAAGAAGTAGAGGTGGCTCCACCGCAGGCCGGTGAAGTCCGTCTCAAGATACTCTTCACCTCCCTTTGTCACACTGATGTTTACTTCTGGGAAGCTAAG GGTCAGACTCCATTGTTTCCTCGTATATTTGGTCATGAAGCTGGAGG GATTGTGGAGAGCATAGGCGAGGGTGTGACACATCTAAAACCAGGCGATCATGCCCTGCCTGTATTCACAGGGGAGTGTGGGGACTGTCCACATTGTAAGTCGGAGGAAAGCAACATGTGTGATCTTCTTAGGATCAACACTGACAGGGGTGTTATGATCAATGACAACCAGTCAAGATTCTCTCTTAAGGGACAGCCCATTCACCATTTCGTCGGTACATCTACATTCAGCGAGTACACTGTGGTTCATGCCGGATGTGTTGCAAAGATCAACCCTGATGCACCACTTGACAAAGTTTGTATTCTTAGCTGTGGAATATGCACAG GTCTTGGTGCTACTATCAATGTTGCTAAACCAAAACCCGGTTCTTCTGTCGCTATCTTTGGACTTGGAGCTGTTGGCCTTGCT GCTGCTGAAGGGGCAAGGATTTCTGGTGCATCAAGAATCATTGGGGTTGATTTAGTTTCCAGCCGATTTGAATTAG CTAAGAAGTTTGGGGTGAATGAGTTTGTAAACCCTAAAGATCATGACAAACCTGTTCAACAA GTAATTGCTGAAATGACCAACGGAGGTGTGGATCGTGCTGTTGAATGTACCGGGAGCATCCAGGCCATGATCTCTGCATTCGAATGTGTCCACGAT GGTTGGGGTGTTGCTGTACTTGTTGGAGTGCCAAACAAAGATGATGCATTTCAAACACATCCTATGAATTTGTTGAATGAAAGGACTCTTAAGGGTACATTTTATGGAAACTACAAACCCCGCACTGATCTTCCTAATGTTGTAGAAAAGTACATGAAAGGG GAACTGGAACTAGAGAAATTCATTACTCACACAATTCCATTTTCAGAGATTAACAAAGCTTTTGATTACATGCTGAAAGGGGAGTCCATCAGATGTATCATACGAATGGGGGAGTAA
- the LOC11415358 gene encoding stearoyl-[acyl-carrier-protein] 9-desaturase 6, chloroplastic codes for MMMAMCTQLRPPHAGTLPQCHLNAPTQKVLTSEKTNSMSPEKKEIFKSLESWVSQSVLPLAKPVEECWQPCDFLPDSSLPSDEFIDQVKDLRNRTVELPDDYLVVLVGDMITEEALPTYQSWINQFDGICDETGASNSPWAIWTRSWTAEENRHGDLLKTYLYLSGRVDMHMIEKTIQYLIRAGMDIGTENNPYMGFVYASFQERATFLSDGSLGRLAKERGDPVLGRICGTIAADEKRHEIAYERIVEKLLEVDPTETMIAIAKMMNDNIKMPGHLMHDGRDPHLFSHFSAVAQRIGVYTVSDYIDSLEFLIGRWRLEKLEGLTSEGKRAQELVCSLSPKIRRLQERADERVRKMNPQFSWIFNKEIPK; via the exons ATGATGATGGCAATGTGCACCCAATTAAGACCACCACATGCAGGGACTCTACCACAATGCCACCTAAACGCCCCAACCCAAAAAGTCCTAACATCCGAAAAGACAAACTCGATGTCTcctgaaaagaaagaaatttttaAGTCATTAGAGAGTTGGGTATCACAAAGTGTGCTGCCACTAGCCAAACCCGTGGAGGAATGCTGGCAGCCATGTGATTTTTTGCCAGATTCATCATTGCCGTCGGATGAGTTCATCGATCAAGTGAAAGATTTAAGAAATCGAACGGTAGAGCTTCCGGATGATTATCTTGTAGTTTTGGTAGGTGACATGATCACTGAGGAAGCATTACCTACGTACCAATCATGGATAAACCAGTTTGATGGGATTTGTGATGAGACTGGTGCAAGCAACAGTCCATGGGCCATATGGACACGCTCTTGGACTGCCGAGGAAAACAGGCATGGAGATTTGCTTAAAACTTATCTCTATCTTTCTGGTCGGGTTGATATGCACATGATCGAGAAGACTATCCAATACTTGATCAGAGCGGGCATG GATATAGGAACTGAAAACAACCCATATATGGGCTTTGTGTATGCATCCTTTCAAGAGCGAGCCACTTTTCTGTCAGACGGCAGCTTGGGTCGGCTAGCTAAGGAGAGAGGTGATCCAGTGCTTGGGCGCATATGTGGTACCATTGCTGCAGATGAGAAACGCCACGAGATTGCATATGAGAGGATCGTGGAAAAACTTCTAGAAGTGGACCCCACTGAGACAATGATAGCCATCGCAAAAATGATGAACGACAACATAAAGATGCCTGGACACTTGATGCATGATGGTCGGGACCCACACCTTTTCAGTCATTTCTCTGCAGTGGCACAACGTATTGGGGTTTACACCGTTAGTGACTACATTGATAGCTTGGAGTTCTTGATTGGACGGTGGAGATTAGAGAAGCTAGAGGGTTTGACGAGTGAGGGAAAACGTGCACAGGAGCTCGTGTGCAGTCTTTCACCAAAGATTAGGAGGCTACAAGAGCGTGCTGACGAGCGAGTGCGAAAGATGAATCCTCAGTTTAGTTGGATCTTCAATAAAGAGATTCCCAAATAA
- the LOC11422210 gene encoding stearoyl-[acyl-carrier-protein] 9-desaturase 6, chloroplastic: MTMATICTHAWPPLQCYQKAPSKTFIKPQKTHSMSPEKKEVFKSLEKWVSQSVLPLVKPVEESWQPHDLLPDSSLPSDEFIDQVKALRDRTNELPDDYLVVLVGGMITEEALPTYQTWINKLDGVGDESGSSLSPWAIWSRSWTAEENRHGDLLKTYLYLSGRVDMCMIEKTIQCLIGSGMDVGTENNPYMGFVYTSFQERATFVSHGNLGRLAKERGDLLLARVCGTIAADEKRHEHAYVRIVEKLLEVDPTEAMVAIAKMMQHKITMPAHLMHDGQDTRFFDHFSAVTRRIGVYTTKDYIDILEFLIRRWRLEKLEGLTIEGQHAQEFVCGLAPRLRKLDERLDERTSKINNKFTWIFNKELSL, from the exons ATGACGATGGCAACGATATGCACCCATGCATGGCCTCCACTACAATGTTATCAAAAGGCCCCATCCAAAACATTCATAAAACCCCAAAAGACACACTCAATGTCTCCTGAAAAGAAAGAAGTCTTCAAATCACTAGAGAAATGGGTTTCACAAAGTGTGTTGCCACTGGTCAAACCAGTTGAGGAGAGTTGGCAACCCCATGACCTATTGCCAGACTCATCACTGCCGTCGGATGAGTTCATCGATCAAGTGAAGGCCTTAAGGGATCGAACAAATGAGCTTCCAGACGATTATCTCGTGGTTTTGGTGGGTGGCATGATCACCGAGGAAGCATTGCCTACGTACCAAACATGGATAAACAAGTTGGATGGAGTTGGAGACGAATCTGGTTCAAGTCTCTCACCATGGGCTATATGGTCACGCTCTTGGACCGCTGAAGAAAATAGACATGGAGATTTACTCAAAACTTATCTCTATCTCTCCGGTCGAGTTGATATGTGCATGATTGAGAAGACTATCCAATGTTTGATTGGATCTGGCATg GATGTGGGTACCGAAAACAACCCATACATGGGTTTTGTGTATACATCTTTTCAAGAGCGAGCCACATTTGTGTCACACGGCAACCTAGGTAGGTTGGCTAAAGAGAGAGGTGACCTCTTACTTGCACGTGTATGTGGGACAATTGCCGCTGATGAGAAGCGCCACGAGCATGCATATGTGAGGATTGTGGAAAAGCTTCTAGAAGTGGATCCCACCGAGGCTATGGTGGCCATAGCCAAAATGATGCAACACAAGATTACAATGCCCGCTCACTTGATGCATGATGGACAAGACACACGCTTCTTCGATCATTTTTCTGCGGTGACGCGACGTATTGGCGTGTACACAACCAAAGATTACATTGATATCTTAGAGTTCTTGATTAGACGATGGAGATTGGAGAAGCTTGAGGGTTTGACAATTGAAGGACAACATGCACAAGAGTTCGTGTGTGGACTTGCACCTAGATTAAGGAAACTCGACGAGCGTCTTGATGAGAGAACAAGCAAGATCAACAACAAATTTACTTGGATCTTCAATAAAGAGTTATCCTTGTGA